The following are encoded in a window of Amaranthus tricolor cultivar Red isolate AtriRed21 chromosome 2, ASM2621246v1, whole genome shotgun sequence genomic DNA:
- the LOC130806821 gene encoding G-type lectin S-receptor-like serine/threonine-protein kinase At2g19130: MNIKNTQRSILSTLLFLFIAQIPYCYGVNTLTTNGYLTGNQTIHSTNGKFELGFFKPGKTPKYYIGIWYKNIPGQVVIWVANRDNPVFDLYASKLTISNDGNLVLINNASKSPIWSTNLRFETSKTVHIVLQDDGNLVLREESNSGFVLWQSFDHPTDTFMPGSKFGIDKVTKSSISFSSWKNSEDPGTGVYSFERDPNASRLIMLWNKTLEYWTSGPWIPNQQIFSEIPEFRFLPKVISVTYVDNERESYLTYSVHDPSIITRFVMDASGQFKDVTWQESTQKWVLFWTEPGQQCQVYSYCGAFGVCNQSAMPYCHCLQGFEPTKEVEWNVSDYSRGCARTTKLSCQEGKNRDKFLVSRSIVLPEHPVFVQASSVRECEDACFGNCSCTAYAFDENGCFIWFTELLNIRQLSDNSGKTLYVRVAKTDAQTPGNRILVTGISVGIAMLLVVLVGLIFVVYFRRKRRFLKATKTMEQSLTRFEYKDLQIATKNFSQKLGEGGFGSVFKGTLSDSMVIAVKKLHNMNQSQGEKQFRAEVSAIGTIQHVNLVRLRGFCSEGSKRVLVYEYMPKGSLNNHLFKPENINILSWRVRYDIAIGTAKGLVYLHEKCRDCIIHCDIKPENILLDIDYSPKVADFGLAKLVGREFSRVLTTIRGTRGYLAPEWISGEAITSKADVFSYGMMLFELVSGRRNIQEGTQGRLHFFPTWAMSKISAGEDVIEIVDPKLEGNVEQDEVIRMCKLACWCIQDEENQRPSMGQVVQVLEGLLDVNMPLIPRSLLIFGCDAQSPVFFSQGLSTQESSTTFESATSQV; this comes from the coding sequence ATGAACATCAAAAACACACAAAGATCCATCCTTTCTACTCTTCTATTTCTTTTCATTGCCCAAATTCCTTACTGTTATGGTGTTAACACCCTTACTACAAATGGGTATCTTACAGGGAACCAAACAATACACTCAACCAATGGAAAGTTTGAACTTGGGTTCTTCAAACCAGGTAAAACACCCAAGTATTATATAGGAATATGGTATAAAAACATACCTGGGCAAGTTGTAATTTGGGTTGCTAATAGAGATAACCCGGTTTTTGACTTATATGCATCAAAACTTACCATATCAAATGATGGTAATTTAGTCCTTATAAACAATGCTTCAAAATCTCCAATATGGTCTACAAATTTGAGGTTTGAGACCTCTAAAACTGTCCATATTGTCCTCCAAGATGATGGGAACCTTGTTTTGCGCGAAGAATCAAACTCAGGTTTTGTCCTTTGGCAGAGTTTTGATCATCCAACGGATACATTTATGCCTGGAAGTAAGTTTGGAATCGACAAAGTAACAAAGTCGAGCATAAGTTTTAGTTCTTGGAAGAACTCGGAGGATCCTGGAACCGGTGTTTATAGTTTTGAACGCGATCCTAATGCTAGTCGGTTGATTATGTTGTGGAACAAAACACTAGAGTATTGGACTAGTGGTCCTTGGATTCCAAACCAACAAATTTTCAGTGAAATTCCCGAGTTTAGGTTTCTTCCAAAAGTAATTAGTGTCACCTATGTTGATAATGAACGCGAGAGTTATCTCACTTATTCTGTTCACGACCCATCGATTATAACGAGGTTTGTGATGGATGCGTCTGGACAATTTAAGGATGTAACATGGCAGGAAAGTACACAAAAATGGGTTTTGTTTTGGACAGAACCAGGACAACAGTGTCAAGTTTATTCTTATTGTGGCGCGTTTGGTGTTTGTAACCAATCAGCAATGCCGTATTGTCATTGTTTGCAAGGATTCGAGCCAACGAAGGAAGTAGAGTGGAATGTGAGTGATTACTCTCGAGGGTGTGCTAGAACGACAAAGTTATCGTGTCAAGAAGGTAAAAACCGAGACAAGTTTTTGGTTAGTCGGAGTATAGTATTGCCCGAACATCCTGTTTTTGTCCAAGCTTCCTCGGTAAGGGAATGCGAAGACGCTTGTTTTGGGAATTGTTCTTGTACAGCTTATGCATTTGATGAAAATGGGTGTTTTATTTGGTTTACGGAACTCTTGAATATACGACAACTTTCCGATAATAGTGGGAAAACTCTTTATGTTAGAGTGGCTAAAACTGATGCACAAACACCAGGGAACAGGATATTAGTCACTGGTATATCAGTAGGAATAGCTATGTTGTTGGTTGTTCTGGTTGGACTGATTTTTGTAGTGTATTTTAGACGGAAAAGGCGGTTTTTGAAAGCGACAAAAACGATGGAACAATCGTTGACACGATTCGAGTACAAAGATTTGCAAATCGCCACAAAAAATTTCTCACAAAAGCTCGGAGAAGGGGGGTTCGGATCAGTTTTCAAAGGCACACTGTCAGATTCCATGGTGATAGCTGTAAAGAAGCTGCACAATATGAACCAGAGTCAAGGGGAGAAACAATTCCGAGCAGAAGTAAGCGCGATAGGAACAATTCAGCATGTGAATCTTGTTCGTCTTAGAGGGTTTTGTTCGGAAGGGTCTAAACGAGTGTTGGTTTATGAGTACATGCCGAAAGGATCATTAAACAATCATTTGTTCAAACCCGAAAACATAAATATATTAAGTTGGAGGGTAAGGTATGATATAGCAATAGGAACAGCAAAAGGGTTAGTTTATTTACATGAAAAATGCAGGGATTGTATCATACATTGTGACATAAAGCCAGAAAATATACTTTTGGATATAGATTATAGTCCGAAAGTAGCAGATTTCGGGTTAGCAAAGCTGGTAGGACGAGAATTTAGTCGAGTTTTAACGACAATTAGAGGTACAAGAGGGTACCTAGCACCCGAATGGATATCAGGGGAAGCAATCACATCAAAAGCTGATGTATTTAGTTATGGGATgatgctttttgagctcgtttCAGGGAGACGAAACATTCAGGAAGGAACCCAAGGGAGATTACACTTTTTTCCGACATGGGCAATGAGTAAAATTAGTGCAGGAGAAGATGTTATAGAGATTGTCGACCCGAAATTGGAAGGAAATGTTGAACAAGATGAAGTCATAAGGATGTGCAAACTTGCTTGTTGGTGCATACAAGATGAAGAGAATCAAAGACCATCAATGGGGCAAGTTGTTCAAGTTTTAGAGGGGCTTTTGGATGTTAATATGCCTTTAATTCCAAGGTCTCTTCTCATATTTGGGTGTGATGCTCAAAGTCCTGTGTTTTTCAGCCAAGGTTTATCAACTCAAGAAAGTTCAACCACTTTTGAAAGTGCTACCTCACAAGTTTAG
- the LOC130806220 gene encoding uncharacterized protein LOC130806220: MSYMKGNLLTRTRKLVKGLAKSEPVWLKAMEKAPPVVFPHSDGKVKPINLPEDVYIKKFFGMHPESKYEDPIKLVSFNPIPARIFAGRVLELKEQGVKEVEAIAVADMEYRTEKKAKRQAFKRLKEIARIQGKKPPPNPYMSAIKEIQAEERPYVRERFFDNQILAIAKKIKDDRDAEMQERFGFR; this comes from the exons ATGTCTTACATGAAAGGAAACCTTCTCACTAGAACCAGAAAATTGGTTAAGGGTCTTGCTAAATCTGAGCCTGTTTGGCTCAAAGCCATGGAAAA GGCCCCACCTGTTGTGTTCCCTCATTCGGATGGAAAAGTCAAGCCTATCAACCTTCCTGAGGatgtttatattaaaaaattcttCGGGATGCATCCAGAATCAAAATATGAAGATCCTATCAA GCTTGTTAGCTTCAATCCTATCCCAGCTCGTATTTTCGCTGGACGAGTGCTCGAACTAAAGGAGCAGGGAGTAAAAGAGGTGGAAGCAATTGCTGTAGCTGAT ATGGAATACCGAACAGAGAAGAAGGCCAAAAGGCAAGCATTCAAGCGTTTGAAGGAAATAGCGCGTATTCAAGGGAAGAAACCACCTCCTAACCCATATATGAGTGCTATAAAGGAAATACAGGCGGAGGAGCGACCTTATGTTCGTGAACGGTTCTTCGATAATCAGATATTGGCTATTGCTAAAAAGATTAAAGACGACCGGGATGCTGAAATGCAGGAAAGGTTTGGCTTCCGATAA
- the LOC130806702 gene encoding uncharacterized protein LOC130806702: MDMIAEGAISELNKNSTNYSKILEEIVRIEKKIFPKHESLSRSFDQELSKKNGGLLFAYVNGEVAGYVMYSWPSSLCGVITKLAVKEKYRRQGYGEAMLRKAMLKCQSRNILRLSLHVDPLRTPAVNLYKKFGFKIDSLVAKYYSADRDAYRMYLDFSTSN; the protein is encoded by the exons ATGGATATGATTGCTGAAGGGGCTATTTCAGAATTGAATAAGAATTCAactaattattcaaaaatattgGAGGAAATAGTTAGGATTGAGAAAAAGATATTCCCAAAACATGAGTCTTTATCGAGGTCATTCGATCAAGAACTTAGTAAAAAGAATGGTGGGTTATTGTTTGCTTATGTTAATGGAGAAGTTGCTGGTTATGTCATGTACTCTTGGCCTTCTTCACTATGTGGTGTCATCACTAAACTTGCAG TGAAAGAGAAATATAGAAGACAAGGTTATGGAGAAGCAATGCTTAGAAAGGCAATGCTGAAATGTCAAAGTAGGAATATCCTACGGTTATCACTCCATGTCGACCCCTTGAGAACTCCTGCTGTAAATCTGTACAAAAAGTTTGGTTTCAAGATAGATTCTTTGGTTGCAAAATACTACTCAGCAGATCGAGATGCATACAGAATGTACTTGGATTTCAGCACCAGCAACTAA